A single Nitrospira sp. DNA region contains:
- a CDS encoding ABC transporter ATP-binding protein codes for MAAEITIHLVKTFPGRAPIRAQIQYSIEGATVLILFGPSGSGKTTILRSVAGLEWPEEGTIRFVSRLWLDTASGVRVPPQERHIGYMSQDYALFPTYTVAGNIAYGLSHLSSSERKKRVDEVIELFQLRGLEQAKPRELSGGQQQRVALARAVAPRPLLLLLDEPLSALDAPTRLHLRDELRALLKQLALPSIIVTHDWAEALTLGDVMAVISAGNVLQVGAPIDVFSRPHNADVARVVGVETVVKGRVVEATGGMVRVDVDGTSLMALEAESISPDVFACIRAEDVVLEQGKASTSSARNHLIGTVQSVTMLGALARVTLDCGFPLVAMVTRSTAEEFKLSSGLVITAAIKAGAVHLVSRQGE; via the coding sequence ATGGCCGCGGAAATAACCATCCATCTCGTGAAGACGTTCCCTGGTCGGGCGCCGATTCGCGCGCAGATCCAGTACTCGATCGAAGGGGCGACGGTGTTGATTCTGTTCGGCCCGTCAGGGTCGGGCAAAACCACCATCTTGCGATCTGTCGCAGGGCTTGAATGGCCTGAGGAAGGCACCATCCGCTTTGTATCGAGGCTGTGGCTGGACACGGCCTCGGGAGTGCGTGTGCCGCCTCAAGAGCGCCATATCGGCTACATGTCGCAAGACTATGCGTTATTTCCGACCTATACCGTGGCAGGCAACATTGCCTATGGATTGAGCCATCTCTCATCTAGTGAACGGAAGAAACGGGTCGATGAAGTGATAGAGCTGTTTCAACTACGCGGGTTGGAGCAGGCCAAGCCCAGGGAACTATCCGGGGGGCAACAACAGCGTGTCGCGCTGGCGCGAGCCGTGGCGCCCCGGCCGCTGCTATTGCTGCTGGACGAACCCTTGTCCGCATTGGATGCGCCGACCAGACTGCATTTGCGTGATGAACTCCGGGCGCTCCTGAAGCAGCTGGCCCTGCCGTCGATTATTGTCACGCACGATTGGGCCGAGGCGCTGACGTTGGGCGATGTCATGGCGGTGATCAGCGCAGGAAACGTCTTGCAGGTGGGGGCACCGATCGACGTGTTCAGCCGTCCGCACAATGCTGACGTGGCGCGAGTGGTTGGTGTCGAAACCGTGGTGAAGGGGCGGGTGGTGGAGGCCACCGGCGGCATGGTGCGGGTCGACGTCGACGGCACGAGCCTCATGGCCCTTGAGGCGGAATCGATCAGCCCGGACGTGTTTGCCTGCATCCGGGCGGAGGATGTGGTGTTGGAGCAGGGAAAGGCCTCAACGAGCAGTGCCCGCAATCATCTCATCGGGACGGTTCAGTCGGTGACCATGTTGGGCGCGTTGGCCCGGGTGACCCTGGATTGTGGATTTCCACTTGTCGCGATGGTCACGCGATCGACGGCGGAGGAGTTCAAGCTGAGTTCCGGGCTCGTGATCACCGCGGCGATCAAGGCCGGAGCGGTCCATTTGGTCTCGAGGCAAGGTGAGTAG
- the modB gene encoding molybdate ABC transporter permease subunit, giving the protein MNWIAIWVTCKLAGLTAVALLFVGLPIAYWLSFSHWRWKFLVESVVALPLVLPPTVLGFYILIAIGPHSPFGRLYADLVGHPLPFTFEGLLLASILYSLPFAVQPFAAAFDQVDRRVIEASWTLGVSKLRTFFKLIVPLSTAGLVTGAVLSFAHTMGEFGVVLMIGGNLEGSTRTVSIDIYDEVQALNYAGAAKTALFLLVVSYAVLLVVYAVNRNVWAAWPRK; this is encoded by the coding sequence GTGAACTGGATTGCGATTTGGGTCACGTGCAAGCTTGCCGGCTTGACGGCAGTGGCGCTCCTATTTGTCGGCCTTCCCATCGCCTATTGGCTCAGTTTTTCACATTGGCGCTGGAAATTTCTCGTCGAGTCCGTGGTCGCGTTGCCACTGGTGCTCCCGCCGACCGTGCTCGGTTTCTACATTCTTATCGCCATCGGTCCGCACAGCCCGTTTGGGCGTCTCTATGCCGACCTCGTCGGCCATCCGCTGCCCTTTACCTTCGAAGGCTTACTCCTCGCGTCGATTCTCTATAGTCTGCCGTTCGCAGTGCAGCCGTTTGCGGCGGCGTTCGATCAGGTCGATCGGCGGGTGATTGAAGCCTCCTGGACGTTGGGGGTGTCGAAACTCCGCACGTTTTTCAAATTGATCGTGCCGCTATCCACTGCGGGGCTCGTGACTGGCGCCGTGCTGAGTTTTGCCCATACGATGGGGGAATTTGGTGTGGTGCTGATGATCGGCGGGAACCTGGAAGGCTCCACCCGCACGGTGTCCATCGATATCTATGATGAGGTACAGGCGTTGAATTATGCCGGTGCAGCGAAGACGGCGCTGTTTCTGCTGGTGGTGTCGTATGCGGTGTTGTTAGTAGTGTATGCCGTCAATCGAAACGTGTGGGCAGCATGGCCGCGGAAATAA
- a CDS encoding TOBE domain-containing protein gives MKLSARNQFQGTITRINEGAAMAEVTVKVGNLDFVAAITEGSVKSMGLKVNDSVTVAVKATEVMIGK, from the coding sequence ATGAAACTGAGCGCACGCAATCAATTTCAGGGCACGATCACCCGCATCAACGAGGGCGCCGCGATGGCTGAAGTGACGGTCAAGGTCGGCAATTTGGATTTTGTCGCGGCGATCACCGAAGGGTCGGTCAAGAGCATGGGCCTGAAGGTGAACGATAGCGTCACCGTGGCCGTGAAGGCGACCGAGGTGATGATCGGCAAGTAA
- a CDS encoding excisionase family DNA-binding protein gives MPKKPSGKGDVFTAREAARYVRLTLPTFYRYIWDGKIQAPKIGGRYRFKRALLDQWLGTKKAGTEDVSGRNKLIGRVMAIKRDAIMAQIDIDIGPHIITAVITRDALDALGLRIGDSAVALVKATEVMVVKN, from the coding sequence ATGCCGAAAAAGCCATCGGGAAAAGGAGACGTGTTCACAGCCAGGGAAGCGGCCCGCTATGTGCGTCTCACGCTCCCGACTTTTTATCGCTACATCTGGGACGGCAAAATTCAGGCGCCGAAAATCGGAGGACGGTACCGCTTCAAACGGGCGCTGCTCGATCAATGGCTTGGAACCAAAAAGGCCGGCACGGAAGACGTGAGCGGTCGAAACAAGTTGATCGGGCGGGTCATGGCGATCAAGCGAGACGCCATTATGGCGCAAATCGACATCGATATCGGACCACATATTATCACTGCCGTGATTACCCGGGATGCGCTTGATGCGCTGGGGCTTCGAATCGGAGATTCCGCCGTCGCCCTCGTCAAGGCAACCGAAGTCATGGTGGTGAAGAACTAA